One stretch of Streptomyces sp. R21 DNA includes these proteins:
- a CDS encoding DUF779 domain-containing protein, with the protein MDVTPRVELTPAAADLLRLLRAAHGPLMFHQSGGCCDGSAPMCYPEGEFRTGGSDILLAELEVEGVDEPVTFWMSKNQYELWSHTRLIVDVVQGRGSGFSLEAPEGVRFLIRSRVVGT; encoded by the coding sequence ATGGACGTGACCCCCCGCGTGGAACTGACCCCGGCGGCCGCCGATCTGCTGCGGCTGCTGCGAGCGGCGCACGGGCCGCTGATGTTCCATCAGTCCGGCGGCTGCTGCGACGGCAGCGCGCCCATGTGCTATCCGGAGGGCGAGTTCCGCACGGGCGGCTCCGACATCCTGCTCGCCGAGCTGGAGGTCGAGGGGGTGGACGAACCGGTGACGTTCTGGATGTCGAAGAACCAGTACGAGCTGTGGAGCCATACGCGGCTGATCGTCGACGTCGTCCAGGGCCGGGGCAGCGGCTTCTCGCTGGAGGCACCCGAAGGAGTGCGTTTCCTGATCCGTTCCCGCGTCGTCGGCACATAG
- a CDS encoding tetratricopeptide repeat protein: MNGEQAAFGALLRDLRLSASLTIEGLAEASGVSVRGIGDLERGRRAAPQRRTVAALADGLGLAEVERERLLTAARAGRSPGYSPVGVRSFPRGIDDFVGRTRELERLAAFAGQAAARHGSDGRDDQGRSTDRSAFEGAGSPGDCGSPAGPGAPAASPVVVAVSGPPGTGKTTLALRAAREFAEQFPDGQLVVDLRGMDNDPPEPAELLLGVLKALQVADRELAKAGPQGHPGLYRQLLADRRCLLVLDNARDEAQVRPLLPGSGAGMVLVTSRRMLTGLESVHRLPLGELDAQDAAAFLTALVGTERATADPAALADVARRCGHLPLALRVAGNWLATRTGWTVRRLADRLAVEERRLDALAAGDVRVAAAFDLSYRQLTPAAARLFRRLALIPGPDAGAACAAQLTGQQLFDAEDTLEELVETGLLGADRDRYRLHDLLRLFARARLEAEESAEDTAPARAALHRWLLETAIVAGRWFEPEHGAPPADWQGMVDLSSADKARQWLQAEGVNWLAALRTAAVAGEHATVVEVAEALHWFSDQWIFWGHWPEVFGTAAHSARAMGDALVEATQLNYHAWALLLCEGRPRDSLVRSAQALEAAERAGDPVQQAWSHNYTAWAHRLLGETQQAVDATGESARLFETAGDMHGTLQAMSGYGIILLEAGRTEEALASDLRTLAFLEEAGDRLEPHIAEMGRLNLHSGLGRGYAALGRWEESVAHAQTSVDVARANDNAAMVSRCLVHLGDALAAVGRTTQARKAFADCVALGPGADPERVAHARQRLADLSAR; the protein is encoded by the coding sequence TTGAACGGCGAGCAGGCGGCCTTCGGGGCGCTGCTGCGGGATCTGCGGCTGTCCGCGTCACTGACGATCGAGGGTCTGGCGGAGGCGTCGGGCGTGAGCGTGCGGGGCATCGGGGACCTGGAACGGGGGCGACGCGCGGCTCCGCAGCGGCGGACCGTGGCCGCGCTGGCGGACGGTCTGGGGCTGGCCGAGGTGGAGCGCGAGCGGCTGCTGACGGCCGCGCGAGCCGGGCGCAGCCCGGGATACAGCCCGGTGGGGGTGCGGTCCTTCCCGCGCGGCATCGACGACTTCGTCGGCCGGACGCGGGAGCTGGAGCGGCTCGCGGCGTTCGCCGGACAGGCGGCGGCCCGGCACGGGTCCGACGGGCGGGACGATCAGGGGAGGTCCACCGACCGGTCCGCCTTCGAGGGCGCGGGGAGTCCGGGCGACTGCGGGAGTCCGGCAGGTCCCGGGGCTCCGGCCGCGTCGCCCGTGGTCGTGGCGGTGTCCGGGCCCCCGGGGACGGGCAAGACCACGCTCGCCCTGCGCGCCGCGCGGGAGTTCGCCGAGCAGTTCCCGGACGGGCAGCTGGTGGTGGACCTGCGCGGCATGGACAACGACCCGCCCGAGCCGGCCGAACTCCTGCTCGGCGTCCTCAAGGCCCTCCAGGTCGCCGACCGGGAACTCGCCAAGGCGGGACCGCAGGGCCATCCCGGGCTGTACCGCCAACTGCTCGCCGACCGGCGATGCCTGCTGGTGCTGGACAACGCCCGCGACGAGGCCCAGGTACGCCCCCTCCTGCCGGGCAGCGGCGCGGGCATGGTCCTGGTGACCAGCCGGCGCATGCTCACCGGACTGGAGAGCGTGCACCGCCTGCCGCTCGGTGAACTCGACGCGCAGGACGCCGCCGCGTTCCTGACCGCGCTCGTCGGAACGGAGCGCGCGACCGCCGACCCGGCCGCACTCGCCGATGTCGCCCGGCGCTGCGGCCACCTCCCGCTCGCCCTGCGCGTGGCGGGCAACTGGCTGGCCACCCGCACCGGTTGGACCGTACGCCGCCTGGCCGACCGCCTCGCGGTGGAGGAACGGCGCCTGGACGCGCTGGCCGCCGGGGACGTACGGGTGGCGGCCGCCTTCGACCTGTCGTACCGCCAGCTCACCCCCGCCGCCGCCCGGCTCTTCCGCCGCCTCGCGCTGATACCGGGCCCGGACGCCGGGGCAGCCTGCGCCGCGCAGCTGACGGGGCAGCAACTGTTCGATGCCGAGGACACGTTGGAGGAGCTGGTCGAGACCGGACTGCTCGGCGCGGACCGGGACCGCTACCGCCTGCACGACCTGCTGCGGTTGTTCGCCCGCGCCCGTCTGGAGGCCGAGGAGAGCGCCGAGGACACCGCCCCGGCCCGTGCGGCGCTGCACCGCTGGCTGCTGGAGACCGCGATCGTCGCCGGCCGCTGGTTCGAGCCCGAGCACGGTGCTCCGCCCGCCGACTGGCAGGGCATGGTGGACCTCTCCAGCGCCGACAAGGCCCGCCAGTGGCTGCAGGCCGAGGGGGTCAACTGGCTGGCCGCCCTGCGCACGGCCGCGGTGGCAGGGGAGCACGCCACGGTGGTGGAGGTGGCCGAGGCCCTGCACTGGTTCTCCGATCAGTGGATCTTCTGGGGGCACTGGCCCGAGGTCTTCGGCACCGCGGCGCACTCCGCGCGGGCCATGGGCGATGCCCTCGTCGAGGCGACCCAGCTCAACTACCACGCCTGGGCCCTGCTCCTGTGCGAAGGCAGGCCCCGCGACAGCCTCGTGCGCTCCGCCCAGGCGCTGGAGGCGGCCGAGCGCGCCGGTGACCCGGTCCAGCAGGCGTGGTCCCACAACTACACGGCCTGGGCGCACCGGCTGCTGGGGGAGACCCAGCAGGCCGTCGACGCCACCGGCGAGTCCGCCCGGCTGTTCGAGACAGCCGGCGACATGCACGGCACGCTCCAGGCGATGAGCGGCTACGGCATCATCCTCCTCGAAGCGGGACGGACCGAGGAAGCCCTCGCCTCCGACCTGCGTACGCTCGCCTTTCTGGAGGAGGCCGGCGACCGCCTGGAACCCCATATCGCCGAGATGGGCCGACTCAACCTGCATTCGGGCCTCGGTCGCGGCTATGCGGCCCTGGGGCGGTGGGAGGAATCCGTCGCCCACGCACAGACGTCCGTCGACGTCGCCCGCGCCAACGACAACGCGGCCATGGTGAGCCGCTGCCTGGTCCACCTCGGCGACGCCCTCGCCGCCGTCGGGCGTACGACGCAGGCGAGGAAGGCCTTCGCCGACTGTGTCGCCCTCGGCCCGGGCGCCGACCCTGAACGTGTCGCCCACGCCCGGCAGCGACTTGCGGATCTCTCCGCCCGCTGA
- a CDS encoding helix-turn-helix domain-containing protein, producing the protein MSLVLTTASVPDEDKVGYWRDAMGRALVPMAVVPRGDGPFEGRISTGRLGYLRVSTIEADAQRASRTPKHIARSSGAFVAVGVQTSGTATLVQNGRRAVVREGDLMVYDTSRPYSLDYPERFTTRVIHMPRRVLGLSDEDIHRVTGTAIGSTEGFGAVLMPFLGTLVASAHSYSPTVASGLAASVVDLFATLVADRTRHGATPEESGRGHLVPRIREHIDRNLGDPALSPEAVAAAHHISVRYLHRIFESEGSTVGRLIQRRRLEECARELARPSGTAPTVSAVAQRWGFVNPAHFSRVFRASYGLSPREWRSMRLAGGGGGDAGGRTP; encoded by the coding sequence GTGAGCCTGGTGTTGACGACTGCTTCGGTTCCCGACGAGGACAAGGTCGGGTACTGGCGGGACGCGATGGGCAGGGCGCTGGTGCCGATGGCAGTCGTGCCGCGCGGCGACGGTCCGTTCGAGGGCCGGATCTCCACCGGCCGCCTCGGGTACCTCAGGGTCTCGACCATCGAGGCCGACGCCCAGCGCGCCAGCCGTACGCCGAAGCACATCGCCCGCTCCTCCGGGGCGTTCGTGGCGGTCGGCGTCCAGACGTCCGGCACGGCGACCCTCGTCCAGAACGGTCGCCGGGCGGTCGTGAGGGAGGGCGACCTGATGGTGTACGACACCTCGCGGCCCTACTCGCTCGACTACCCGGAGCGCTTCACGACCCGGGTGATCCACATGCCTCGCCGGGTGCTGGGCCTGTCGGACGAGGACATCCACCGGGTCACCGGCACCGCGATCGGGTCCACGGAGGGGTTCGGCGCGGTGCTGATGCCCTTCCTCGGCACGCTGGTCGCCTCGGCGCACTCGTACTCCCCGACCGTCGCGAGCGGTCTGGCCGCCAGCGTCGTCGACCTCTTCGCCACCCTGGTCGCCGACCGGACCCGGCACGGCGCCACGCCGGAGGAGAGCGGGCGCGGCCATCTCGTTCCGCGCATCCGCGAGCACATCGACCGCAACCTGGGCGATCCCGCACTGTCCCCGGAAGCCGTCGCGGCAGCGCACCACATCTCCGTGCGGTACCTGCACCGGATCTTCGAGAGCGAGGGCAGCACCGTCGGCCGGCTGATCCAGCGGCGCCGTCTTGAGGAGTGCGCCCGCGAACTGGCCCGCCCCAGCGGCACGGCACCCACCGTCTCGGCGGTCGCCCAGCGCTGGGGGTTCGTCAACCCCGCCCATTTCAGCCGAGTGTTCCGCGCCTCCTACGGCCTCTCTCCGCGCGAGTGGCGCAGCATGCGCCTTGCCGGGGGCGGGGGCGGCGACGCGGGGGGTCGTACGCCGTGA
- a CDS encoding Dps family protein, which translates to MTTTSQPTSSQPWVHQKGAVIQEFGTVKQFPLGLSYDARMYSCQRLNQVLADTQILYGLYKKHHWNMRGATFYPLHLLLDKHAGEQLELVDTIAERVQTLGGVSVGDPRHVAEITSIPRPPDGVEEVPAMLSRLLHAHEAILTQAHDAAARAAELGDDGTNDLLVSQVIRTGELQAWFLAEHLVDTPLVRA; encoded by the coding sequence ATGACCACCACGTCCCAGCCCACCAGCAGCCAGCCCTGGGTGCATCAGAAGGGCGCGGTCATCCAGGAGTTCGGGACCGTCAAGCAGTTCCCGCTCGGGCTGTCGTACGACGCGCGCATGTACTCCTGCCAGCGGCTGAACCAGGTCCTCGCGGACACGCAGATCCTCTACGGCCTCTACAAGAAGCACCACTGGAACATGCGCGGCGCGACCTTCTACCCACTCCACCTGCTCCTCGACAAGCACGCGGGCGAGCAGCTGGAGCTCGTCGACACGATCGCCGAGCGGGTCCAGACCCTGGGCGGGGTCTCCGTGGGGGATCCCCGGCACGTCGCCGAGATCACCTCGATCCCGCGCCCGCCGGACGGCGTGGAGGAGGTCCCGGCGATGCTCTCGCGGCTCCTCCACGCCCACGAGGCGATCCTCACGCAGGCCCATGACGCGGCCGCCCGTGCCGCCGAGTTGGGCGACGACGGCACGAATGACCTGTTGGTCTCGCAGGTGATCCGTACCGGCGAGCTCCAGGCGTGGTTCCTCGCGGAGCACCTGGTCGACACGCCGCTGGTGCGCGCCTGA
- a CDS encoding SsgA family sporulation/cell division regulator — translation MIQPLADAAGEHSISFPLEIDVTAAGRPPIPLPAEFRYERSDPYAVCLALGAPTTASVDWVFARSLLAEGLRRPAGIGDVQVTPRRHSAAGHPSPSDTVRILLRTRDGAAATLEVRASAVTAFLRRTDVMVAPGTEHHHLDLDRVTTRLTAGGP, via the coding sequence GTGATACAGCCTCTCGCCGATGCGGCGGGTGAACACTCGATCTCCTTTCCGCTGGAGATCGACGTCACCGCCGCCGGCCGACCGCCGATACCGCTGCCCGCCGAGTTCCGGTACGAGCGGAGCGACCCGTACGCCGTGTGCCTGGCCCTCGGAGCGCCCACGACCGCCTCCGTCGACTGGGTGTTCGCCCGGTCCCTCCTCGCAGAGGGGCTTCGCCGGCCCGCGGGCATCGGGGACGTACAGGTGACGCCACGGCGCCACTCCGCCGCAGGGCACCCCTCGCCTTCGGACACAGTCCGCATCCTGCTCAGGACACGGGACGGCGCCGCGGCCACCCTGGAGGTCCGGGCGTCCGCGGTCACCGCTTTCCTGCGGCGGACCGACGTGATGGTGGCGCCCGGCACCGAGCACCACCACCTCGACCTGGACCGCGTCACCACCCGGCTCACGGCCGGCGGCCCGTGA
- a CDS encoding carboxymuconolactone decarboxylase family protein has protein sequence MNSSTPGSASQRQRIFIDKQSPKAYHALVQTSEAVRAAAADAGLDRTLVELVNLRVSQINGCAYCLDVHTRAALRAGETTRRLGVLAAWRDTELFTPTERAALTLAEATTAPSDTAAQDAACTAAGDVLTDDQISAVIWVAVTINAFNRVSIMSKHPVRADR, from the coding sequence TTGAACAGCTCGACGCCGGGGTCCGCGAGTCAGCGTCAGCGGATCTTCATAGACAAGCAGAGCCCCAAGGCCTACCACGCACTCGTACAGACGTCCGAAGCCGTGCGTGCGGCCGCCGCCGACGCGGGGCTCGACCGGACCCTGGTGGAACTGGTCAACCTCCGTGTCTCGCAGATCAACGGCTGCGCGTACTGCCTCGACGTGCACACCCGCGCCGCCCTGCGGGCCGGCGAGACCACACGGCGGCTGGGCGTACTGGCGGCCTGGCGGGACACCGAGCTGTTCACCCCCACGGAACGAGCGGCCCTCACCCTGGCCGAGGCGACGACCGCACCGTCCGACACGGCCGCGCAGGACGCCGCCTGCACGGCAGCCGGGGACGTCCTGACCGACGACCAGATCTCCGCGGTGATCTGGGTCGCGGTCACCATCAACGCCTTCAACCGGGTCTCGATCATGAGCAAGCATCCGGTACGAGCCGACCGCTGA
- a CDS encoding pirin family protein, with translation MSNVEAAPVETRCGSVVDGGEPGRPARSAHVDVLTPRDVPLGGPRAMTVRRTLPQRARTLIGAWCFADHYGPDDVTRTGGMDVAPHPHTGLQTVSWLFSGEIEHRDSLGSHAYVRPGELNLMTGGHGISHTEVSTPRTTVLHGVQLWVALPGEHRGAARDFQHHVPTPVRLDGAEVRVFLGALAGDTSPVRTFTPLLGAEITMEPHTALTLAVDPGFEHGVLVDHGDVRVAETPLHPAELGYVHPGTDSLTLVNESDDAARLVLLGGPCFEEEIVMWWNFIGRSHEDIVRARADWENASDRFGAVEGYPGDRLPAPALPNATIAPRKNPTGH, from the coding sequence ATGAGCAATGTGGAAGCAGCACCCGTCGAGACGCGCTGCGGATCCGTGGTGGACGGCGGAGAGCCGGGGAGGCCCGCGCGGTCGGCGCACGTCGACGTCCTCACCCCACGCGACGTACCGCTGGGCGGCCCGCGAGCGATGACCGTACGCCGCACGCTCCCGCAGCGCGCACGAACCCTGATCGGCGCCTGGTGCTTCGCGGACCACTACGGCCCCGACGACGTCACCCGCACCGGCGGCATGGACGTCGCCCCGCACCCGCACACCGGCCTGCAGACGGTCAGCTGGCTGTTCAGCGGCGAGATCGAGCACCGCGACAGCCTCGGCAGCCATGCGTACGTACGGCCCGGCGAGCTGAACCTCATGACCGGCGGGCACGGCATCAGCCACACGGAGGTCTCCACCCCGCGCACCACCGTCCTGCACGGCGTCCAGCTCTGGGTGGCCCTGCCCGGTGAACACCGGGGCGCCGCACGGGACTTCCAGCACCATGTGCCCACGCCGGTGCGGCTCGACGGGGCCGAGGTCAGGGTCTTCCTGGGCGCCCTCGCCGGAGACACCTCACCGGTGCGGACGTTCACGCCGCTGCTCGGCGCCGAGATCACCATGGAGCCGCACACGGCGCTCACGCTCGCCGTCGACCCCGGCTTCGAGCACGGCGTCCTCGTCGACCACGGGGACGTGAGGGTCGCCGAAACCCCGCTGCACCCTGCGGAGTTGGGCTACGTCCACCCCGGAACCGACAGCCTCACGCTCGTCAACGAGTCGGACGACGCGGCCCGGCTGGTCCTGCTCGGCGGCCCTTGCTTCGAGGAGGAGATCGTCATGTGGTGGAACTTCATCGGCCGCAGCCACGAGGACATCGTCCGGGCGAGGGCGGACTGGGAGAACGCCTCCGACCGCTTCGGAGCCGTCGAGGGGTATCCCGGCGACCGCCTTCCCGCCCCCGCCCTGCCGAACGCCACCATCGCGCCGCGCAAGAACCCGACGGGCCACTGA
- a CDS encoding GNAT family N-acetyltransferase, producing the protein MSQPTTAPVVQRNDDRNRYEILVDGKRAGLTAYRDNGDQRVFFHTEIDDAYAGQGLAAQLVQYALTDVRALGKRIVPVCPYVAKFLKKHDEFTDITDPVTPEVLRWLEGELG; encoded by the coding sequence ATGAGCCAGCCCACCACCGCCCCCGTCGTGCAGCGCAACGACGACCGCAACCGCTACGAGATCCTCGTCGACGGCAAGCGCGCCGGCCTGACCGCGTACCGCGACAACGGTGACCAACGCGTCTTCTTCCACACGGAGATCGACGACGCCTACGCCGGACAGGGCCTCGCCGCGCAGCTCGTCCAGTACGCGCTCACCGACGTGCGCGCCCTGGGCAAGAGGATCGTGCCGGTGTGCCCGTACGTGGCCAAGTTCCTCAAGAAGCACGACGAGTTCACCGACATCACCGACCCCGTCACCCCGGAGGTCCTGCGGTGGCTGGAGGGCGAACTGGGCTGA
- a CDS encoding alpha/beta hydrolase: protein MSDAVKPAPPVLEPAAAAFAEATANPPYLFDLAPAEGRKAVDEVQSGDIVKPAVDEEWITVSGGPTGSVRARIVKPAGAEGTLPVILYIHGAGWVFGNAHTHDRLVRELAVGANAAVVFPEYDLSPEARYPVAIEQNYAVAQWVVQQGATKNLDGVRLAVVGDSVGGNMSAALTLMAKERGDVPLVQQVLFYPVTDANFDTGSYQQFATGYFLRRDGMQWFWDQYTTDEADRAQITASPLRATTEQLTGLPPALVITGEADVLRDEGEAYANKLREAGVPVTAVRFQGIIHDFVMLNALRETHAAEAAITLATGTLHAALHTA from the coding sequence ATGTCCGACGCCGTCAAGCCGGCCCCGCCGGTTCTGGAGCCCGCGGCCGCCGCGTTCGCGGAGGCGACCGCCAACCCGCCGTACCTGTTCGACCTGGCCCCGGCGGAGGGCCGCAAGGCGGTCGACGAGGTGCAGTCCGGCGACATCGTCAAGCCCGCGGTCGACGAGGAGTGGATCACCGTGTCGGGCGGCCCGACCGGCAGCGTCCGGGCCCGTATCGTCAAGCCCGCCGGCGCCGAGGGCACCCTGCCGGTGATCCTCTACATCCACGGCGCGGGCTGGGTGTTCGGCAACGCCCACACCCACGACCGCCTGGTGCGCGAACTCGCCGTCGGCGCCAACGCGGCCGTGGTCTTCCCCGAGTACGATCTCTCGCCCGAGGCCCGCTACCCGGTAGCCATCGAGCAGAACTACGCGGTCGCCCAATGGGTGGTCCAGCAGGGCGCGACCAAGAATCTGGACGGGGTGCGGCTCGCCGTCGTCGGGGACTCGGTGGGCGGCAACATGAGCGCCGCGCTGACCCTGATGGCCAAGGAGCGCGGTGATGTCCCGCTGGTGCAGCAGGTGCTGTTCTACCCGGTCACCGACGCGAACTTCGACACCGGCTCCTACCAGCAGTTCGCCACCGGCTACTTCCTGCGCCGCGACGGCATGCAGTGGTTCTGGGACCAGTACACGACCGACGAGGCGGACCGCGCGCAGATCACCGCCTCCCCGTTGCGGGCCACCACCGAGCAGCTCACCGGGCTGCCCCCGGCCCTGGTCATCACTGGCGAGGCGGACGTGCTGCGCGACGAGGGCGAGGCGTACGCCAACAAGCTGCGCGAGGCCGGCGTCCCGGTCACCGCGGTGCGCTTCCAGGGCATCATCCACGACTTCGTGATGCTCAACGCGCTGCGCGAGACCCACGCCGCCGAAGCGGCCATCACGCTCGCCACCGGCACCCTGCACGCCGCCCTGCACACCGCCTGA
- a CDS encoding alpha/beta fold hydrolase yields the protein MTTSTPTVVLVHGAFADAASWSGVITELQSHGIPVIAPPNPLRGLAADAAYVASVASQIEGPVVLVGHSYGGALITVAGTTENVVGLVYVAAYVLEEGESLGELQGRFPDSPLVSSLKQWTYPVADGDPAAEVTITAEAFPSVFAADVPADVTKVLAVAQRPLAAGAFTETASAAAWKTKPSWALVAGADQAINPEVERFGAKRAGATIVEFEGASHAVAVSQPAAVADLIRDAVRSVS from the coding sequence ATGACCACTTCCACGCCCACCGTCGTCCTCGTCCACGGCGCGTTCGCCGACGCCGCCAGCTGGTCCGGAGTCATCACCGAACTCCAGAGCCACGGCATCCCGGTGATAGCCCCGCCCAACCCGCTGCGCGGCCTCGCGGCCGACGCCGCCTACGTCGCCTCCGTGGCCTCCCAGATCGAGGGCCCCGTCGTACTGGTGGGCCACTCCTACGGCGGCGCGCTGATCACCGTGGCCGGCACCACGGAGAACGTCGTCGGCCTCGTCTACGTGGCCGCCTACGTCCTCGAAGAGGGCGAGAGCCTCGGCGAGCTCCAGGGCCGCTTCCCCGACTCGCCGCTGGTCAGCAGCCTGAAGCAGTGGACGTACCCCGTCGCGGACGGTGACCCCGCCGCCGAGGTCACCATCACCGCGGAGGCCTTCCCGTCCGTCTTCGCCGCCGATGTGCCCGCCGACGTCACGAAGGTCCTGGCGGTGGCTCAGCGCCCGCTCGCGGCCGGTGCCTTCACGGAGACGGCCTCCGCCGCCGCGTGGAAGACCAAGCCGTCCTGGGCCCTGGTGGCCGGCGCGGACCAGGCGATCAACCCGGAGGTCGAGCGGTTCGGCGCCAAGCGCGCCGGGGCGACCATCGTCGAGTTCGAGGGCGCCTCGCACGCGGTCGCCGTCTCCCAGCCCGCGGCGGTCGCCGACCTGATCCGCGACGCGGTGCGCTCGGTGAGCTGA
- the trpS gene encoding tryptophan--tRNA ligase, protein MNTTPQTVSPDDSASATSADALGTSAAQARSAVLEELIRKDPGQFRVLTGDRPTGRLHLGHYFGTLHNRVRLQNLGVEMFVIIADYQVLTDRDVADNLTEHVEELVLDYLAIGVDPARTTIFTHSAVPALNQLMLPFLSLVSVAELNRNPTVKDEIAHSRQSAVSGLMFTYPVHQAADILFCKGNLVPVGQDQLPHLEITRTIARRFNDRYGNGTAVFPQPDALLSSAPLLLGTDGTKMSKSRGNAIVLAADADETARLVKGAKTDSERHITYDPVTRPEVSSLLLLTALCQNRTPQQVADDIGSAGAAALKKTVTEAVNEYLAPIRARRAEYAQDRTFLRQTLREGNERARAVADATLAEVRAAMNSHY, encoded by the coding sequence GTGAACACCACCCCCCAGACCGTGAGCCCCGACGACTCCGCCTCGGCAACCTCCGCCGACGCGCTCGGGACATCCGCCGCGCAGGCCCGCAGCGCCGTGCTGGAAGAGCTGATCCGCAAGGATCCCGGACAGTTCCGGGTGCTGACCGGCGACCGCCCCACGGGCCGACTGCACCTGGGCCACTACTTCGGCACACTGCACAACCGCGTACGTCTTCAGAACCTCGGCGTGGAGATGTTCGTGATCATCGCGGACTACCAGGTCCTGACCGACCGCGATGTGGCGGACAACCTGACCGAGCACGTCGAGGAACTGGTCCTGGACTACCTCGCCATCGGCGTGGACCCGGCACGCACCACGATCTTCACGCACAGCGCCGTCCCCGCCCTCAACCAGCTGATGCTGCCCTTCCTCAGCCTCGTCTCCGTCGCCGAGCTCAACCGCAACCCCACGGTCAAGGACGAGATCGCCCACTCGCGCCAGTCCGCCGTCAGCGGACTGATGTTCACCTACCCCGTCCACCAGGCCGCCGACATCCTCTTCTGCAAGGGCAATCTGGTCCCGGTCGGCCAGGACCAGCTCCCGCACCTCGAGATCACCCGCACGATCGCCCGCCGCTTCAACGACCGCTACGGCAACGGCACCGCCGTCTTCCCGCAGCCCGATGCCCTGCTGTCGAGCGCACCGCTCCTGCTCGGCACGGACGGCACCAAGATGAGCAAGAGCCGAGGCAACGCCATCGTGCTGGCCGCCGACGCCGACGAGACCGCCCGCCTGGTCAAGGGCGCCAAGACGGACTCCGAACGCCACATCACGTACGACCCGGTCACGCGCCCCGAGGTGTCCTCCCTCCTCCTGCTGACGGCTCTGTGCCAGAACCGGACCCCCCAGCAGGTGGCCGACGACATCGGCTCCGCGGGAGCCGCCGCCCTGAAGAAGACCGTGACCGAGGCGGTCAACGAGTACCTGGCCCCGATCAGGGCCCGACGGGCCGAGTACGCGCAGGACCGCACCTTTCTCCGCCAGACACTGCGGGAAGGCAACGAGCGGGCGCGGGCGGTGGCCGATGCCACGCTCGCCGAGGTCCGTGCCGCCATGAACAGCCACTACTGA
- a CDS encoding MoaD/ThiS family protein: MADVKLPAAFHMLAGGRKQLPVKGDSVREVLVGLDRDCPGVLERLMDGEGSVKRYVNVYRNDSDIRELDGLETAVTNDDVIWIVPAVAGGSGEPRS; encoded by the coding sequence ATGGCCGATGTCAAACTCCCCGCAGCGTTCCACATGCTGGCCGGCGGGCGGAAGCAGCTGCCGGTCAAGGGCGACAGTGTCCGGGAGGTGCTGGTCGGTCTGGACCGCGACTGTCCCGGCGTCCTCGAGCGGCTCATGGACGGGGAAGGGTCGGTGAAGCGCTACGTCAATGTCTATCGGAATGACAGCGACATCAGGGAACTCGACGGCCTGGAAACGGCGGTGACGAACGACGACGTCATCTGGATCGTGCCGGCCGTGGCGGGTGGCAGCGGAGAACCACGGTCCTAG